Proteins from a genomic interval of Chloroflexi bacterium ADurb.Bin180:
- the hndB gene encoding NADP-reducing hydrogenase subunit HndB, giving the protein MPKLKTLEDLKKVRENAEKELKVRLETGTRIIVGMGTCGIAAGARETMHAILEELKKREIEAHVSTVGCIGMCIKEPLVDIEQAGKPRITYGNVKPDMVPRIIEEHLIKGNVVEEWAIGRLATEK; this is encoded by the coding sequence ATGCCAAAGCTAAAGACCCTGGAGGATCTAAAGAAGGTCCGCGAGAACGCCGAGAAAGAGCTCAAGGTACGTCTTGAGACTGGCACCAGAATCATCGTGGGTATGGGCACTTGCGGCATCGCCGCCGGGGCCCGTGAGACGATGCATGCCATTCTGGAAGAGCTGAAAAAACGCGAGATTGAGGCTCATGTCTCGACGGTGGGCTGCATCGGGATGTGCATCAAGGAGCCGCTGGTTGACATAGAGCAGGCCGGCAAGCCGCGCATCACCTACGGCAATGTCAAGCCAGATATGGTTCCGCGCATTATCGAAGAGCACTTGATCAAGGGTAACGTCGTCGAAGAGTGGGCTATTGGCCGGCTGGCCACCGAGAAGTAG
- the cqsS gene encoding CAI-1 autoinducer sensor kinase/phosphatase CqsS, whose translation MRELSLHVLDALENSVEAGATRISLLIEEDLCADVLRIVIRDNGKGMSQDFVKQVLNPFTTTRKTRHVGLGLPLFVAAAQRCNGDLRVDSELGVGTTITATFQHSHIDRAPLGDIAGSIMAILLSARPVDVHYRHVVGDREFELDTADVRAELGEVPLTHPDVREWLEKTLAEGLASLRRPETP comes from the coding sequence GTGCGTGAGCTCTCCCTGCACGTTCTGGACGCGTTGGAGAACTCGGTCGAGGCGGGAGCAACTCGTATCAGTCTGTTGATCGAGGAAGACCTCTGCGCGGATGTACTCAGAATCGTGATTCGGGACAATGGAAAAGGCATGAGCCAGGATTTCGTCAAGCAAGTGCTGAACCCGTTTACCACTACCAGAAAGACGCGTCACGTTGGCCTCGGACTGCCGCTGTTTGTTGCTGCAGCGCAGCGCTGCAATGGCGACCTGCGCGTTGATTCGGAGCTGGGAGTTGGGACGACCATCACCGCGACCTTTCAGCACAGCCACATCGACCGAGCCCCGCTGGGCGACATTGCCGGTAGCATCATGGCCATCCTGCTCTCGGCGCGGCCTGTAGACGTCCACTATCGACATGTCGTGGGCGACAGAGAGTTTGAGCTGGACACAGCGGATGTCAGGGCGGAGCTCGGCGAGGTTCCACTGACGCATCCGGACGTCAGGGAGTGGCTGGAGAAGACACTGGCGGAGGGACTGGCCAGCCTCAGGCGGCCAGAAACGCCGTGA
- the hndA_2 gene encoding NADP-reducing hydrogenase subunit HndA gives MSEETFDLNALEPIFSEFSAQRGALIPVLQRAQELYGYLPAPVLTRISERMHVSLSQVYGVATFYAQFYLTRRGRNIVRQCDGTACHVRGAAKIITAVENELGIKAGETTPDYRVTYEIVYCLGSCGLAPVAAVNNEVVGKLLPEGMLEITRAMK, from the coding sequence GTGAGTGAAGAGACCTTTGACCTCAATGCGTTGGAACCCATCTTCAGCGAGTTCTCGGCTCAGAGGGGGGCGCTGATCCCGGTTCTGCAGCGGGCGCAGGAGCTGTACGGCTATCTGCCGGCCCCGGTGCTGACCAGGATTTCCGAACGAATGCACGTTTCGTTGAGCCAGGTCTATGGCGTAGCGACATTCTACGCCCAGTTCTATCTGACCCGCCGCGGGCGCAACATTGTGCGCCAGTGCGATGGCACGGCCTGTCACGTCCGGGGCGCCGCCAAGATCATTACTGCGGTCGAGAACGAACTGGGCATCAAAGCGGGCGAGACCACGCCTGACTATCGGGTCACGTACGAAATCGTTTATTGCCTTGGTTCGTGCGGGCTGGCGCCGGTGGCCGCGGTCAACAACGAGGTTGTGGGCAAGCTGCTGCCCGAAGGAATGCTCGAGATCACGAGGGCCATGAAATAA
- a CDS encoding DRTGG domain protein — MTLGEVARKLSLALATSTGSLDVEVTGGYASDLLSCVMAKARKGNVWVTLQSHLNIVAVAALLQLAGIIVTEGMTPDEATIQKANEEGIPLLTTAATTFTVVTRLGQLGIRGVDDTGESWDKMTGE; from the coding sequence ATGACGCTTGGCGAAGTGGCGAGAAAGCTGAGTCTGGCGTTGGCAACATCCACGGGCAGCCTGGACGTGGAGGTGACCGGCGGCTATGCGTCGGACCTGCTCAGTTGCGTTATGGCCAAGGCACGCAAGGGCAACGTCTGGGTGACCCTGCAATCGCACCTGAACATCGTCGCGGTTGCGGCACTGCTGCAACTGGCGGGGATTATCGTGACCGAGGGGATGACCCCGGACGAGGCGACGATTCAGAAAGCGAATGAGGAAGGGATCCCGCTCCTGACCACGGCGGCCACCACCTTTACGGTTGTTACGCGCCTCGGGCAGCTGGGCATCAGAGGCGTTGACGACACGGGCGAGTCGTGGGACAAGATGACGGGAGAGTAG
- the rsbT gene encoding Serine/threonine-protein kinase RsbT: MELKTPADTSAAPSRSCLEVTKLQELVYELKIEQVMTKKVLTVSPDEPISRLKELLRINRISGAPVLKDGELVGIISIEDVLKALEKGEISATVAEKMTRDVQTLFSDESVIQAVTKFGRLGFGRLPVVNRDGKLVGILTQGDIARGLLRQLELDYREEEIHRYRASHIFEDIVSDQTGLILRYQVNARDFSRCGEAASKLKRALERLGAMPAEVRRVAVVSYEAETNLVIHATSGGELLAEIQPEKIRIIAVDRGPGIADTEKALQPGYSTAPDWIRELGFGAGMGLNNIKACSDQFRLESKLGVGTRLEVVIQL; encoded by the coding sequence AACGCCGGCCGACACCTCCGCAGCACCGTCTCGCTCCTGTCTCGAAGTCACCAAGCTGCAAGAGCTGGTGTACGAGCTCAAGATCGAGCAGGTGATGACCAAGAAGGTGCTGACGGTCTCACCGGACGAACCTATCAGCCGGCTCAAAGAGCTGCTGAGGATCAACCGGATCTCGGGCGCGCCGGTGCTCAAGGACGGTGAGTTGGTTGGCATCATCAGCATCGAGGACGTGCTCAAGGCTCTGGAGAAAGGCGAGATCTCGGCTACTGTAGCCGAGAAGATGACGCGAGATGTTCAGACGCTCTTCTCCGACGAGAGCGTGATTCAGGCGGTAACCAAGTTCGGACGGCTTGGATTCGGCCGCCTGCCGGTGGTGAACCGCGACGGCAAACTGGTCGGCATCCTCACCCAGGGGGATATCGCCCGTGGTCTGCTCCGGCAATTGGAACTTGACTATCGTGAGGAGGAGATCCACCGCTATCGGGCCAGTCACATCTTTGAGGACATTGTATCGGACCAGACTGGCCTGATTTTGCGTTATCAGGTCAACGCGCGTGACTTTTCGCGTTGCGGCGAGGCAGCAAGCAAGCTCAAGCGCGCTCTGGAGCGCCTGGGAGCCATGCCAGCCGAGGTTCGTCGCGTGGCTGTAGTCAGCTACGAGGCCGAGACGAACCTGGTCATTCACGCGACGTCAGGCGGCGAGCTGCTGGCTGAGATACAGCCAGAGAAGATCCGCATCATCGCCGTCGACCGCGGGCCGGGCATTGCCGATACCGAGAAGGCCCTGCAGCCCGGCTATTCCACTGCGCCAGACTGGATTCGCGAGCTGGGCTTTGGCGCAGGAATGGGCCTGAACAACATCAAGGCCTGTTCAGATCAGTTCCGCCTCGAGTCCAAGCTCGGCGTAGGCACACGGCTCGAAGTGGTGATTCAGCTATAG